One Gadus chalcogrammus isolate NIFS_2021 chromosome 22, NIFS_Gcha_1.0, whole genome shotgun sequence genomic window carries:
- the tra2a gene encoding transformer-2 protein homolog alpha isoform X1 codes for MSDIEDGNYEERQESRSPSKSDPRSPARVKSESRSHSPSPSRASKRSESRSRSRSKSRSHSRHRRHSRSRSPSHRAKRSRSYSAEYRRRKSQSHSPTSGRRHHTGSRSHDARKESSNHGDGVRANPDPNTCLGVFGLSLYTTERDLREVFSRYGPLAGVNVVYDQRTGRSRGFAFVYYERIDDSKEAIERANGMELDGRRIRVDYSITKRAHTPTPGIYMGRPTHNGGGSGGSGGGGGGGGEGGGGGGGGGGGGGRSHSGGGHSGGGRRGRDSDRGYDRSYDRGCDRGYDRGNDRGNDRGNDRGYDRYDEYDSRCSRRRSPSPYYSRYRSRSRSRSYSPRRY; via the exons ATGAGTGATATTGAGGATGGAAACTATGAGGAGAGG CAGGAGTCACGCTCCCCATCCAAGTCGGACCCCCGGAGTCCTGCTCGGGTCAAGTCGGAGAGCCGCTCTCACTCCCCGAGTCCTTCCCGAGCCTCCAAGCGCTCCGAATCTCGGTCCCGTTCCCGCTCAAAGTCCAG GTCTCACTCTCGCCACCGGCGCCATAGCCGCTCACGCTCGCCCTCCCACCGGGCCAAGAGGTCCCGCTCCTACAGCGCGGAGTACCGCCGCAGGAAGAGCCAGAGCCACTCCCCCACGTCCGGCCGGCGACACCACACCGGCAGCCGA AGCCATGACGCACGAAAAGAATCCAGCAATCATGGCGATGGTGTTAGG GCGAACCCTGACCCGAACACGTGTCTCGGGGTGTTTGGCCTGAGCCTGTACACTACGGAGCGTGACCTCCGGGAGGTGTTCTCCCGCTACGGCCCCCTGGCGGGGGTCAATGTGGTGTACGACCAGCGGACCGGACGCTCCCGCGGCTTCGCCTTCGTTTACTACGAGAGAATCGACGATTCCAAGGAG GCGATCGAGCGAGCCAACGGTATGGAACTGGATGGGAGACGCATCCGCGTGGATTATTCCATCACCAAGCGAGCGCACACCCCGACGCCTGGAATCTACATGGGTCGCCCGACACA CAACGGCGGCGGCAGTggaggcagcggcggcggcggtggtgggggtggcgaaggcggcggcggcggcggtggtggcggcggaggcggaggcAGAAGCCATAGCGGCGGAGGCCACAGCGGTGGGGGCCGCAGGGGGCGGGACTCAGACCGCGGCTACGACAGAAGCTACGACCGAGGCTGTGACCGCGGTTACGACCGAGGAAACGACAGGGGCAACGATCGAGGAAACGACCGAGGCTACGACCGATATGACGAGTATGACTCCAGGTGCAG TCGCCGGCGCTCTCCGTCTCCCTACTACAGCCGATACAGGTCCCGCTCTCGCTCCCGCTCATACAGCCCTC GACGATATTAA
- the tra2a gene encoding transformer-2 protein homolog alpha isoform X2: MSDIEDGNYEERESRSPSKSDPRSPARVKSESRSHSPSPSRASKRSESRSRSRSKSRSHSRHRRHSRSRSPSHRAKRSRSYSAEYRRRKSQSHSPTSGRRHHTGSRSHDARKESSNHGDGVRANPDPNTCLGVFGLSLYTTERDLREVFSRYGPLAGVNVVYDQRTGRSRGFAFVYYERIDDSKEAIERANGMELDGRRIRVDYSITKRAHTPTPGIYMGRPTHNGGGSGGSGGGGGGGGEGGGGGGGGGGGGGRSHSGGGHSGGGRRGRDSDRGYDRSYDRGCDRGYDRGNDRGNDRGNDRGYDRYDEYDSRCSRRRSPSPYYSRYRSRSRSRSYSPRRY, encoded by the exons ATGAGTGATATTGAGGATGGAAACTATGAGGAGAGG GAGTCACGCTCCCCATCCAAGTCGGACCCCCGGAGTCCTGCTCGGGTCAAGTCGGAGAGCCGCTCTCACTCCCCGAGTCCTTCCCGAGCCTCCAAGCGCTCCGAATCTCGGTCCCGTTCCCGCTCAAAGTCCAG GTCTCACTCTCGCCACCGGCGCCATAGCCGCTCACGCTCGCCCTCCCACCGGGCCAAGAGGTCCCGCTCCTACAGCGCGGAGTACCGCCGCAGGAAGAGCCAGAGCCACTCCCCCACGTCCGGCCGGCGACACCACACCGGCAGCCGA AGCCATGACGCACGAAAAGAATCCAGCAATCATGGCGATGGTGTTAGG GCGAACCCTGACCCGAACACGTGTCTCGGGGTGTTTGGCCTGAGCCTGTACACTACGGAGCGTGACCTCCGGGAGGTGTTCTCCCGCTACGGCCCCCTGGCGGGGGTCAATGTGGTGTACGACCAGCGGACCGGACGCTCCCGCGGCTTCGCCTTCGTTTACTACGAGAGAATCGACGATTCCAAGGAG GCGATCGAGCGAGCCAACGGTATGGAACTGGATGGGAGACGCATCCGCGTGGATTATTCCATCACCAAGCGAGCGCACACCCCGACGCCTGGAATCTACATGGGTCGCCCGACACA CAACGGCGGCGGCAGTggaggcagcggcggcggcggtggtgggggtggcgaaggcggcggcggcggcggtggtggcggcggaggcggaggcAGAAGCCATAGCGGCGGAGGCCACAGCGGTGGGGGCCGCAGGGGGCGGGACTCAGACCGCGGCTACGACAGAAGCTACGACCGAGGCTGTGACCGCGGTTACGACCGAGGAAACGACAGGGGCAACGATCGAGGAAACGACCGAGGCTACGACCGATATGACGAGTATGACTCCAGGTGCAG TCGCCGGCGCTCTCCGTCTCCCTACTACAGCCGATACAGGTCCCGCTCTCGCTCCCGCTCATACAGCCCTC GACGATATTAA
- the tra2a gene encoding transformer-2 protein homolog alpha isoform X3, with translation MSDIEDGNYEERESRSPSKSDPRSPARVKSESRSHSPSPSRASKRSESRSRSRSKSRSHSRHRRHSRSRSPSHRAKRSRSYSAEYRRRKSQSHSPTSGRRHHTGSRSHDARKESSNHGDGVRANPDPNTCLGVFGLSLYTTERDLREVFSRYGPLAGVNVVYDQRTGRSRGFAFVYYERIDDSKEAIERANGMELDGRRIRVDYSITKRAHTPTPGIYMGRPTHNGGGSGGSGGGGGGGGEGGGGGGGGGGGGGRSHSGGGHSGGGRRGRDSDRGYDRSYDRGCDRGYDRGNDRGNDRGNDRGYDRYDEYDSRCSRRRSPSPYYSRYRSRSRSRSYSPRK, from the exons ATGAGTGATATTGAGGATGGAAACTATGAGGAGAGG GAGTCACGCTCCCCATCCAAGTCGGACCCCCGGAGTCCTGCTCGGGTCAAGTCGGAGAGCCGCTCTCACTCCCCGAGTCCTTCCCGAGCCTCCAAGCGCTCCGAATCTCGGTCCCGTTCCCGCTCAAAGTCCAG GTCTCACTCTCGCCACCGGCGCCATAGCCGCTCACGCTCGCCCTCCCACCGGGCCAAGAGGTCCCGCTCCTACAGCGCGGAGTACCGCCGCAGGAAGAGCCAGAGCCACTCCCCCACGTCCGGCCGGCGACACCACACCGGCAGCCGA AGCCATGACGCACGAAAAGAATCCAGCAATCATGGCGATGGTGTTAGG GCGAACCCTGACCCGAACACGTGTCTCGGGGTGTTTGGCCTGAGCCTGTACACTACGGAGCGTGACCTCCGGGAGGTGTTCTCCCGCTACGGCCCCCTGGCGGGGGTCAATGTGGTGTACGACCAGCGGACCGGACGCTCCCGCGGCTTCGCCTTCGTTTACTACGAGAGAATCGACGATTCCAAGGAG GCGATCGAGCGAGCCAACGGTATGGAACTGGATGGGAGACGCATCCGCGTGGATTATTCCATCACCAAGCGAGCGCACACCCCGACGCCTGGAATCTACATGGGTCGCCCGACACA CAACGGCGGCGGCAGTggaggcagcggcggcggcggtggtgggggtggcgaaggcggcggcggcggcggtggtggcggcggaggcggaggcAGAAGCCATAGCGGCGGAGGCCACAGCGGTGGGGGCCGCAGGGGGCGGGACTCAGACCGCGGCTACGACAGAAGCTACGACCGAGGCTGTGACCGCGGTTACGACCGAGGAAACGACAGGGGCAACGATCGAGGAAACGACCGAGGCTACGACCGATATGACGAGTATGACTCCAGGTGCAG TCGCCGGCGCTCTCCGTCTCCCTACTACAGCCGATACAGGTCCCGCTCTCGCTCCCGCTCATACAGCCCTCGTAAGTGA
- the ccdc126 gene encoding coiled-coil domain-containing protein 126: protein MLGALLRRNMSQKLSALLVALGLAWGLMLLRYTAQQPRHQSSAELRQEILELSRRYVKVLTEENQLVPGGPQGTSMAGYADLKRTIAVLLDDILTRLVKLEGKIDLVANASAANASHPASAAGVHQVVLPVALQKALKLEAAGRPPRKHTPRPPQPYVARRPRDRFRPPNLMAPVH, encoded by the exons ATGCTCGGTGCGCTCCTCAGGAGGAACATGTCCCAGAAGCTGAGCGCGCTGCTGGTGGCGTTGGGCCTGGCGTGGGGCCTCATGCTGCTGCGCTACACGGCGCAGCAGCCGCGCCACCAGAGCAGCGCCGAGCTGCGGCAGGAGATCCTGGAGCTCAGCCGGCGCTACGTCAAGGTGCTGACGGAGGAGAACCAGCTGGTGCCGGGCGGCCCGCAGGGCACCTCCATGGCCGGCTACG CGGATCTGAAGAGGACCATCGCTGTGCTGCTGGACGACATCTTGACGCGGCTGGTCAAATTGGAGGGCAAAATAGACCTGGTGGCCAACGCCTCCGCCGCCAACGCCTCCCATCCGGCGTCGGCCGCCGGAGTTCACCAGGTGGTCCTTCCCGTTGCCCTACAGAAGGCCCTGAAGCTCGAGGCCGCCGGCAGACCCCCGCGGAAGCACACGCCCCGTCCCCCTCAGCCGTACGTGGCCAGGAGGCCGAGGGATCGCTTCAGACCCCCCAACCTCATGGCTCCGGTTCACTGA
- the fam221a gene encoding protein FAM221A, protein MEKIKIDKKASQSLDKYLEYRRIVGDEDGGTLFTPAQYEQYKKRVVPQRMNNRLYVSFGVPGEGLECKLVGPETQCFCSHRYKQHKTDFEVLSSGAPLALPCQVKGCRCTAYQYVALSGSRPVRCRCKHTAEDHSEAGRHFCNMCSSCSGFQSPYTCGCGQPSYAHHTLVETRQQRLAEGKPVGRDVPYKAMGGLTGFSSLADGYLRLDAHQGPETQSASETRREEEDDMAYFERRYQERLKADKISKGLRIKDVRQPSRITVSTGQTDDHGPADLYSNIQQTNGCGH, encoded by the exons ATGGAGAAGATAAAGATTGATAAGAAAGCGTCGCAATCATTGGATAAATATTTGGAATACAGAAG GATTGTGGGTGATGAGGATGGAGGTACACTATTCACTCCGGCACAATATGAGCAGTACAAGAAGAGGGTTGTTCCTCAGAGGATGAACAACAGACTCTATGTGAGCTTCGGGGTACCAGGAGAAGGACTAGAGTGCAAGCTGGTCGGACCTGAGACTCAATGCTTCTGCTCCCACAG ATACAAGCAGCACAAGACAGACTTTGAAGTGCTTTCGTCGGGGGCCCCTCTAGCCCTGCCTTGCCAGGTTAAGGGTTGCCGGTGTACAGCCTACCAATATGTTGCCCTCAGCGGCTCTCGGCCGGTTCGCTGCAGGTGTAAACACACGGCAGAGGATCACAGTGAGGCCGGCAGACATTTTTGCAACATGT GCTCTTCCTGTTCTGGGTTCCAGAGCCCCTACACCTGTGGTTGTGGCCAGCCCAGCTACGCCCACCACACACTG GTGGAGACCAGGCAGCAGAGGCTGGCTGAGGGGAAGCCGGTGGGGAGGGATGTTCCCTACAAGGCCATGGGGGGCCTGACAGGCTTCAGTTCTCTGGCTGATGGTTACCTCCGGCTGGATGCCCACCAGGGTCCAG AAACACAGTCCGCATCAGAGAcgaggagggaagaagaggatgaCATGGCGTACTTTGAGAGGCGGTACCAGGAGCGG TTGAAGGCTGACAAAATATCCAAAGGTCTGAGGATCAAAGATGTGCGTCAACCATCTAGAATTACGGTCAGTACGGGACAAACAGATGACCATGGCCCAGCTGACCTCTATTCAAACATCCAGCAGACTAATGGCTGTGGGCATTGA